DNA sequence from the Prochlorothrix hollandica PCC 9006 = CALU 1027 genome:
GATCGCGCCTTGCAGTGACAGTTTCAAAAGTGACAGTTTCAAAATAGTCTGGATCTAGCCATTCAGGGATCTAGCGCTCCTCGTGCCTAACCCTTTGACATTCAACCCCTTTAGCCTTGAAGGCACCTCGAAAAATCCAGATCTTCGCCCCTGTACCCACGTAGGAGTCGGGGTTGGGGCGGGCGGCAGAACCACCCGCCACCATGAATCGAGGTGTCCTTGAGGGGATAACCGGGCCAGACTCCGGCGCTAGGGAGATGTCTGGCAACGTGCTGGCAACGTGCTGGTAACGTGCTGGTAACGTGCTGCTGGCAACATCCCTAGGCCATCAGCCTAGACGGTCACAACTGGGGGGGTAGAACGACTCCCTAGGGTCCCCAGAGATCGGAACCGGTGACGCTGTCGATGGTGCGTCGCCCCGGTTTGTGGCCATAGCCATAGGGATCCCCTGCCTTGGGGACGGCTCCGGGCCAGTTTTCCACGATCGGTGGCGAACTGGTGGTCCATTCCAGGGTCAAGGCATTCCAGGGATTATCGGAAGCCTTCGGCCCGTAGAGCCAGCTCCAAATGACATTGGCGAAGAAGGGCAGCACCGACAGCCCCAACAACATGGCCCCATAGGTACAGAGTTGGTTCAGGGCTTCAAACTGGGCATCATAGAGGGCCACCCGGCGGGGCATCCCCTGGAGACCCAACTCATGCATGGGCAGAAAGGTGAGGTGGGTGCCCACAAAGGTCATGGCAAAATGCACCTTACCCCAGGTTTCGTTTAACATGCGTCCGGTCATTTTGGGGAACCAGTGGTAAATCCCGGCATAGATGCCAAAGACCGACCCCCCAAACAAGACATAGTGGAAATGGCCCACCACATAATAGGTGTCGTGGACATGGATATCGAAGGGCACAGCCCCTAGGGTCACGCCACTGATGCCCCCAATCACAAACATGGAAATCAGGCCCACCGCAAACAGCATGGCGCTGGTGTAGCGGATTTTGCCGCCCCAGAGGGTGGCCACCCAACTAAAGATTTTGACCCCCGTCGGGACCGAGACGATCAGGGTGGAAATGGTAAAGAAAATGCGCATCCAGGGGGGGGTGCCACTGGTGAACATGTGGTGAACCCAGACAAACAGACCCACCACACAGATGGCAACACTGGAGTAGGCGATCGCCTTATAGCCAAAAATAGGCCGTCGGGCGTGGGGGGGGATAATTTCCGACATAATGCCGAAAATCGGCAGGATCATCAGATAAACTGCCGGGTGGGAATAGAACCAGAATAAATGCTGGTAGATAATGACATTTCCCCCCTCATCCGGGCGAAAAAAGGAAGTGCCAAAGTTAATGTCAAACAGCAACAGGATCAGGCCCGCCGCCAAAACGGGGGTGGATATTAACGCCAGGGCTGAGGTGGCCGCCATGGCCCAGCAAAACAGGGGCAACTGGGTCCAGACTAAACCGGGCTGGCGCATTTTGATCAGGGTCACCAAAAAGTTGACGGCCCCCATGATCGAGGAGGTCCCCACCAGCACAATGCTCAGGATCCACATGCTTTGGGCCATGGGAGCGGTGATTAAGCTGAGGGGCGGGTAGGAGGTCCAACCACTCTGGGCACCGCCAAAGTAGAAGCTACTTAACAGCAATAACCCCGCTGGGGGGTTGAGCCAAAAGGCGATCGCGTTCAAGTTGGGGAAGGCCATGTCCCGCGCCCCCACCATCAAGGGAATCAGGTAGTTACCAAAGCCCCCGATCGCCGCCGGAACCACCCACAGAAAAATCATGATGGTGCCGTGGTTGGTCAAAAAGGCATTGTAGAGGGTGGGATCCACCACATCAGGGTTGGCCGTATAAAGCTCGGTGCGCATCGCCAACGCCATCAACCCCCCAACGAGGTAGAAGAAGAAGGACAGCACCAGGTATTGAATCCCGATGACCTTGTGATCGATGTTGTACCCGAAATAGTGGTACCACTTCCACGGGGGAAGATGCTCAACACCGCCTGACGGTTCAAGGGCTGGAGCATTATCCAAGGGAATCTGTGCTTGTGCCATAGACGCTGGTTAGTCGGGATAAAGAGTTAAAACAGAAACGGTAGTCCTAGAGGGTATCAACTTAAGCCGGGACAGTGGGGCGCGGAGCGCCCCACTGTCCCGTTAATCTTGTCCCGCTTAAAGCGGGAACCCGTCCTAGACAAGTAAGGGTTTGGCTAGCCATAGCCCTGATGCTAGGGTTCCATCAGCCTTACTTCTGGAGGACTACCAGAAAAACGAGGGAAGCATCACCGGGAGGAATCCTAGTCCAGGCCACAGGTTTAACCGAAGGGGTTGTGTACCCGTGTCCTGGCAATGGGTCGAGGATGGCTAGAGGGCGTGGTGGTGGGACAGGTGCTGCACCAGGCTGTCATCAATGCCCATGGCTTGGCCGTAGGGAGCGAGGAACTCCCCAGGGGTGAGATCGGCTGGATTGGCGGCTAGGATGGGGATCACACCACCGCCTTGGGCGATCGCGTTCTCCGTTAGCCAAGCCTGATAATCCTCCGGCTCATCCACAAACAACTCAGCC
Encoded proteins:
- the ctaD gene encoding cytochrome c oxidase subunit I translates to MAQAQIPLDNAPALEPSGGVEHLPPWKWYHYFGYNIDHKVIGIQYLVLSFFFYLVGGLMALAMRTELYTANPDVVDPTLYNAFLTNHGTIMIFLWVVPAAIGGFGNYLIPLMVGARDMAFPNLNAIAFWLNPPAGLLLLSSFYFGGAQSGWTSYPPLSLITAPMAQSMWILSIVLVGTSSIMGAVNFLVTLIKMRQPGLVWTQLPLFCWAMAATSALALISTPVLAAGLILLLFDINFGTSFFRPDEGGNVIIYQHLFWFYSHPAVYLMILPIFGIMSEIIPPHARRPIFGYKAIAYSSVAICVVGLFVWVHHMFTSGTPPWMRIFFTISTLIVSVPTGVKIFSWVATLWGGKIRYTSAMLFAVGLISMFVIGGISGVTLGAVPFDIHVHDTYYVVGHFHYVLFGGSVFGIYAGIYHWFPKMTGRMLNETWGKVHFAMTFVGTHLTFLPMHELGLQGMPRRVALYDAQFEALNQLCTYGAMLLGLSVLPFFANVIWSWLYGPKASDNPWNALTLEWTTSSPPIVENWPGAVPKAGDPYGYGHKPGRRTIDSVTGSDLWGP